From a single Pseudomonadota bacterium genomic region:
- a CDS encoding 4Fe-4S binding protein, which yields MKIKRKIVEIDRERCNGCGQCVSACAEGAIELIDGKAKLISDKYCDGLAACLGECPEGAIKITEREAETFDPEAVEHHLKHKEDFQILTTHHSTLNAEVLPCGCPSTHIQMFSSPCKEANQPVSQKNTISALTHWPVQIKLVPPTAPFLKGAHILVAADCTPVAYPNFHSDFLKGRIVLIGCPKFDNTEEYVNKFAEIFKLANIQNVTVLTMEVPCCSKLPAIIRQGMEIAGKNIPMEVIVSTRGKIL from the coding sequence ATGAAAATTAAAAGAAAAATAGTGGAAATAGACAGAGAACGTTGCAATGGCTGTGGGCAATGTGTATCTGCCTGTGCCGAGGGGGCGATTGAATTAATAGACGGTAAGGCTAAACTTATATCCGATAAATACTGCGACGGGCTTGCCGCCTGTTTGGGAGAATGCCCGGAGGGAGCTATTAAAATCACAGAAAGGGAGGCAGAAACCTTTGACCCTGAGGCAGTAGAACACCACCTCAAACACAAAGAAGATTTTCAAATACTCACCACTCACCACTCAACACTCAACGCTGAAGTATTACCCTGTGGTTGTCCTTCAACCCATATACAGATGTTTTCCTCCCCCTGTAAAGAAGCAAATCAACCTGTTTCCCAAAAGAATACCATCTCAGCCCTCACACACTGGCCAGTCCAGATAAAACTTGTACCTCCAACTGCTCCATTCCTCAAGGGGGCTCATATCCTCGTAGCCGCAGATTGTACACCTGTTGCCTATCCAAACTTTCATAGTGATTTCCTGAAGGGCAGGATAGTATTAATTGGGTGCCCTAAATTTGATAACACTGAAGAATACGTCAATAAATTTGCAGAGATTTTTAAGCTTGCCAATATTCAGAATGTGACTGTCCTGACTATGGAAGTTCCCTGCTGTTCAAAGCTGCCAGCTATTATCCGGCAAGGGATGGAGATTGCCGGGAAAAATATCCCGAT